A window from Plasmodium chabaudi chabaudi strain AS genome assembly, chromosome: 11 encodes these proteins:
- a CDS encoding SNF2 helicase, putative, whose amino-acid sequence MRIRKTWCTLCRENFEDGDECICCKQCKKKFHRECLQAEGLIDIEQLRDIKNYICYQCMNEDDDIPENEDRCKICREKSSNLILLLCDGCPNSYHVSCLGLQAEPESEKWYCPVCKPEEHKNLDVRRMRKGFAIDNMNGDHVNSSSCYVCQRPGKLLGCDFCPNSFHPTCLPDLDFDNISDQWECPCCKNEDPLLNQGHKRWTKNEIQEIMKKRQKELNFWRSKIIKYRNRFLLAHRKDLQPFVNPKVFANLTKTFKNDFYAAKYNTNKKGGKNDSGKGTKITSISSNSSNSGKKSLNLDSKEFDEYISSLEEEANNNASKFIESVFLSVYHPNGKKIERRPLVDNVQLKPHQEDGVEWLLKSFLTGGAILADEMGLGKTIQTLCFLSYLKCNKIDGPNLIVVPLSTVGNWLREIHRFTPHLTCIKICGSKNERTHAKEDRLAEKGLYDLYVTTYETVKNEEEFFVETIPKWQCIVLDEAHRIKNQGGAIRHSMDRVVGNMRLLLTGTPLQNNSAELFTLINFMFPDIFKNSEIIEQAFMNTPMGGNNQNNNNSNTNNNNGNNNNGNGNNYKLNIGNIDLKSSIKEEDLKAIRCLLDKIMLRRLKEQAITLPRKIFHDVWLPLGSLSAHWYKRLLDIRSMVEEKVSVKKLLGLVIKMRIICGHPKGIVSRPSQMEKLFAFFEEESEEIKEEVKKDAIKLKNISGEEHIESSSKLIFIDKLLCQLHYENCKYVKNYAANFDKHKKEVAIYHYHKMQEQNQSQKKKREHSGKFKKNEALENSPLFMEIYNKGKLELKPTSNDEDKLKSFMHTVSIDDECPYKKKRCIYDKIKEMIKNKTSAKFNKNNLYSIKNPSKDFSEFHYKENAENENKTFDDEDEEEEEEEEEESEDDEYSNYGEKNKGTKNKKKKNLKQVFPDEDSNDGSNENGTDAEKEAKEENGEQEDKEETEETEEKNEQDEIEEKNTNTGINSKNIVTIGKNCKIINIKEFFKSEKESTNTEGKGNENSTQISNKENLEKIDVDYIKKEYEGDTISTMHLNKSDTEEKMMQVSETKDETNTKLEKTEETEENNNIVNVKKEVTIQLPFARSNSNNEEGEGTPKSEPKMHKVLIFTQFQLVLDELEEYCKYRCWKYMRLDGSTNKLIRELDIREFNLSDSIYFIYLISTRAGGLGINLTAANHVIMYDEDWNPFIDLQAIDRAHRIGQKREVNVWKLMTEWTVEERMAFRREQKLKLDKLVVQTQEDEDMLDNFEEKLSSDEIRKLMLHGKAAIQNMDVEETLDLPLEFFIERGRRKLPIINGIDLEKEEKNTIEQEIKNIKEDGDKLNSNDEDNIYVQKGNYISDDEGRDNNYDENGIDIDEVMLDEAEELLDQGPNNNGSGSFYEDGNNDNNTDAVKRDKEPHGSNNSGTGLASQYSSNNNGGDSTLWRSVRERKKPQNMYTPEYWGRKQEVKQIKHEYRCFICNNTKNYKTTVKDRNNNDIEIDYGDMINCFRCPKTYHKLCEGIKDEVVKKTWTCSWHECCLCFRKSSQCGNLLIHCATCPTSFCYSCFPPDYIRYYVGEDYYHNLRQRGVNFNAQNWVCFLCSKCKAVEEQKKRRKMTKEERENEKQLQKELRSQLHDSKQEEIETKKRKRAQQLERDKFIIENRKRIDALDKKYEMQLRSAYENLFPPKFIKELINRIEQAKLLKQKCDAGQDEENNTSKELSKNQNSKDSDNNTPKDSTNKKKSTTFLHTKLPNKMLVLCENCKLPCHANYKYPGNCCYPLELDKSYFYANSSFNPSTNNKDGKNGNTGDGTGCADGSGFGQYPLSTTSSTDKKNSIKKNTTKDGDNNNMNQIKEEEEDGTENNKDKKINYNSQDNEKEMNTTGQSNYNNDENPTNSSRKNFDENNNEGNENEQGDSPNNNQDNSGKAKTRRFLRAVCSKCGTVQLGKLAHFRKHCDKLTEEEKKEYDDKREKLKHLIELLNTKSIPDEYTEEEYKNMSIFKFKSLYSTFQDKADNILEDCIREMKWDMLISTKKKTLKKEKENKKNNNNNNGGNGGMGNSSGNSSGKGKGGGGRDSNKKGGSNTNSSAKSNLAHLLYKNALINSLNKEGKEFIEIISDNMTDEMKELLSRELSSMKGKRKKVINKNTLKTKKAKGSGGWDEGNNNTMDDGIINRLNINDKLNEFKRLSSNNNLNIYHDKLNKDKSNEHFTLDSFNDEFLHKAKEFLRITKKKIINNGFSESSNIANVLNVGDKNNNNMDIEKSIIQNYIKKMKNSLKNNQASPKIMNEQNFNKHHRMSSYDHKSSSNSRIDMYKNNFDRNNKYNIQGSHSNYRISRGGSGERIKIGAANEHNNTNRIFTPKTGPGNKNFHYSDINDFNVDIFNIDKNVKHKDDSGDYDIKKITTPSENTGTNKVHEYILYRKKKSNSNSRSHHGHDEDNNSNYGATGRMDSGHKRDDMGMISKNGKIHMDTQMSLKRPSNSANDRMKQLNLNDVKSFLINAERN is encoded by the exons ATGAGAATACGAAAAACATGGTGTACATTGTGCCGTGAAAATTTCGAAGACGGGGATGAATGTATTTGTTGTAAACAAtgtaaaaagaaatttCATAGAGAATGCTTACAAGCGGAGGGATTGATAGATATCGAACAATTAAGggacataaaaaattatatatgttatcAATGTATGAACGAAGATGATGATATTCCCGAAAATGAAGATAGATGTAAAATATGTCGTGAAAAATCttcaaatttaattttattattatgtgaTGGATGTCCAAATAGTTATCATGTTAGTTGTTTAGGATTACAAGCAGAACCCGAATCTGAAAAATGGTATTGTCCAGTTTGTAAACCGGAagaacataaaaatttagatgTACGAAGAATGAGAAAAGGGTTTGCAATAGATAATATGAATGGTGATCATGTAAATTCTTCAAGTTGTTATGTTTGTCAACGACCTGGTAAGTTATTAGGATGTGATTTCTGTCCTAACTCTTTCCATCCTACATGCTTACCAGATTTagattttgataatatatcagATCAATGGGAATGCCCATGCtgtaaaaatgaagatCCATTACTAAATCAAGGACATAAACGATGGACAAAGAATGAAATACAagaaattatgaaaaaaagacaaaaagaattaaaCTTTTGGAGatctaaaattataaaatatagaaatagaTTTTTATTAGCACATCGAAAAGATTTACAACCATTTGTAAATCCAAAAGTTTTTGcaaatttaacaaaaacatttaaaaatgatttttatgctgcaaaatataatacaaataagaAAGGAGGAAAAAATGATTCTGGAAAGGGAACAAAAATAACATCTATTAGTAGTAACTCATCAAATAGTGGAAAAAAATCTCTTAATTTAGATTCAAAAGAATttgatgaatatatatcatcattAGAAGAAGaagcaaataataatgcaaGTAAATTTATTGAATCTGTTTTTCTTAGTGTTTATCATCCTAATGGTAAAAAGATAGAAAGACGACCACTTGTAGATAATGTACAATTAAAACCTCATCAAGAAGATGGAGTCGAATGGTTattaaaatcatttttaacaGGAGGAGCTATATTAGCAGATGAAATGGGGTTAGGTAAAACGATACAGactttatgttttttatcttatttaaaatgtaataaaatagatgGTCCAAATTTAATTGTTGTTCCATTATCTACTGTTGGTAATTGGCTTCGAGAAATTCATAGATTTACTCCACATCTAacatgtataaaaatatgtggttctaaaaatgaaagaaCCCATGCTAAAGAAGACAGATTAGCAGAAAAAGGattatatgatttatatGTAACTACCTATGAAACtgttaaaaatgaagaagaatTTTTTGTAGAAACAATCCCAAAATGGCAATGTATTGTTTTAGATGAAGCACAtcgaataaaaaatcaagGAGGTGCAATTAGACACTCTATGGACAGAGTTGTAGGAAATATGCGATTATTACTTACTGGTACACCACTTCAAAACAATTCTGCCgaattatttacattaattaattttatgtttccagatatttttaaaaattctgAAATAATCGAACAAGCTTTTATGAATACACCAATGGGAggaaataatcaaaataataacaactCCAATacgaataataataatggtaataataataatggaaacggtaataattataaattaaatataggTAACATAGATTTAAAATCATCTATTAAAGAAGAAGATTTAAAAGCAATTCGATGTTTATTagataaaattatgttaaGAAGATTAAAAGAACAAGCTATAACATTGCCacgaaaaatatttcatgaTGTATGGTTACCATTGGGTAGTTTGTCTGCACATTGGTATAAAAGATTATTAGATATAAGATCAATGGTTGAAGAAAAAGTaagtgtaaaaaaattattaggGTTAGTTATCAAAATGAGAATAATTTGTGGACATCCAAAAGGAATTGTTAGTAGACCATCACAAATGGAAAAgttatttgcatttttcGAAGAAGAAAGTGAAGAAATCAAAGAAGAAGTTAAAAAAGAtgcaataaaattaaaaaatatatcaggAGAGGAACATATAGAATCGTCTTCTAAATTGATTTTTattgataaattattatgccAGTTACATTAtgaaaattgtaaatatgttaaaaattatgcagctaattttgataaacataaaaaagaagttgctatatatcattatcaCAAAATGCAAGAACAAAATCAatcacaaaaaaagaaaagagaACATAGTggtaaatttaaaaaaaacgaagcTTTAGAAAATTCGCCATTAtttatggaaatatataataaaggaAAATTAGAATTAAAACCAACATCTAATGATGaagataaattaaaaagctTTATGCATACAGTTTCAATTGATGATGAATGtccatataaaaaaaaaagatgtatatatgataaaataaaagaaatgattaaaaataaaacgagtgctaaatttaataaaaataatttatattctatTAAAAATCCTTCTAAAGACTTCTCTGAATTTcattataaagaaaatgcagaaaatgaaaataaaacattcgatgatgaagatgaagaagaagagGAGGAGGAAGAGGAAGAGAGTGAAGATGACGAATACAGCAATTATggtgaaaaaaacaagggaaccaaaaataaaaaaaaaaaaaatttaaaacaagTATTTCCCGACGAGGACAGTAATGATGGAAGTAACGAAAATGGCACAGATGCAGAGAAGGAAGCGAAGGAAGAAAATGGTGAACAAGAAGACAAAGAAGAAACGGAAGAAACAGAAGAAAAGAATGAACAAGATGAgattgaagaaaaaaacaccAACACAGGCATAAacagtaaaaatattgtcaCCATaggaaaaaattgtaaaattataaatataaaagaattttttaagaGCGAAAAAGAGAGTACTAATACGGAAGGAAAAGGAAATGAAAATTCGACACAAATAtctaataaagaaaatttagaaaaaatagatgtagattatattaaaaaagaatatgaaGGAGATACAATAAGTACAAtgcatttaaataaaagcGATACGGAAGAAAAGATGATGCAAGTATCGGAAACAAAAGATGAAACGAATacaaaattagaaaaaacaGAAGAAacagaagaaaataataatatagttaatgtaaaaaaagaagtaACTATTCAACTCCCTTTTGCAAGATCTAATTCCAATAATGAAGAAGGAGAAGGTACCCCTAAATCAGAACCTAAAATGCATAaagttttaatttttacacAATTTCAATTAGTATTAGATGAATTAGAAGAATATTGTAAATATCGATGTTGGAAATATATGAGATTAGATGGGTCTACTAATAAACTAATAAGAGAATTAGATATTAGAGAGTTTAATTTATCagatagtatatattttatatatttaattagtACTAGAGCAGGTGGATTAGGTATTAATCTAACTGCTGCAAATCATGTTATTATGTATGATGAGGATTGGAATCCCTTTATAGATTTACAAGCTATTGATAGAGCCCATCGTATTGGTCAAAAAAGAGAAGTAAATGTTTGGAAGTTAATGACGGAATGGACTGTCGAAGAAAGAATGGCTTTTAGAAGAGAAcagaaattaaaattagaTAAGCTAGTTGTTCAAACACAAGAAGACGAAGATATGTTAGATAACTttgaagaaaaattatcttCTGATGAAATTCGAAAATTAATGTTACATGGTAAAGCAGcaatacaaaatatggaTGTTGAAGAGACTCTTGATTTACCacttgaattttttatagaaagGGGTCGAAGAAAGTTGCCTATCATTAATGGTATCGATTTAGAGaaggaagaaaaaaatacaatcgaacaagaaataaaaaatataaaagaagaTGGTGATAAACTTAATTCAAATGATgaagataatatatatgtacaaaaAGGAAATTATATTAGTGATGATGAAGGAAgagataataattatgatgaaaatggaATTGACATTGATGAAGTAATGCTTGATGAAGCAGAAGAATTACTTGATCAAGGtcctaataataatggatCAGGTTCTTTTTATGAAGATGGTAATAACGACAACAATACAGATGCAGTTAAACGTGATAAAGAACCACATGGAAGTAATAATTCAGGAACTGGATTAGCATCACAATATtcttcaaataataatggagGTGATTCTACTTTATGGCGATCAGTTagagaaagaaaaaaaccacaaaatatgtataccCCTGAATATTGGGGAAGAAAACAAGAagtaaaacaaattaaacaTGAATATAGATGTTtcatatgtaataatacaaaaaattataaaactaCAGTAAAAGAtcgaaataataatgatatcgAAATAGATTATGGTGATATGATAAATTGTTTTAGATGCCCTAAAACATATCATAAATTATGTGAAGGTATAAAAGATGAGgttgttaaaaaaacatggaCATGCAGTTGGCATGAATGTTGTTTATGTTTTAGAAAATCATCCCAGTGTGGTAATCTATTAATACATTGTGCTACGTGTCCTACTAGTTTTTGTTATAGTTGCTTCCCTCCAGATTATATACGATATTATGTTGGAGAAGATTATTATCATAACTTAAGACAAAGGGGTGTCAATTTTAACGCTCAAAATTGGGTATGCTTCTTATGCTCCAAATGTAAAGCCGTTGAAGAGCAAAAGAAACGAAGAAAGATGACAAAAGAAGAAAgggaaaatgaaaaacaatTACAAAAGGAATTAAGAAGTCAATTACATGATAGTAAACAAGAAGAGattgaaacaaaaaaaagaaaacgaGCACAACAATTAGAAAGagataaatttattattgaaaatagAAAACGTATTGATGCGTtggataaaaaatatgaaatgcAATTAAGAAGTgcatatgaaaatttattccctccaaaatttattaaagaaTTAATTAACAGAATTGAACAAGCTAaacttttaaaacaaaaatgtgATGCAGGTcaagatgaagaaaataatacatcTAAAGAATTATCAAAGAATCAAAATTCAAAAGATTCAGATAATAATACACCTAAAGATtcaacaaataaaaaaaaatcaacaaCATTTTTACATACGAAGTTACCAAACAAAATGCTAGTCCTATGTGAGAATTGTAAATTACCATGTCATGCAAATTATAAGTATCCAGGAAATTGTTGTTATCCTTTAGAACTTGATAAATCGTATTTTTATGCAAACTCATCATTCAATCCATcaacaaataataaggatggtaaaaatggaaatactGGAGATGGTACAGGATGTGCTGATGGGTCTGGCTTTGGACAATATCCATTATCCACAACCTCATCAAcggataaaaaaaattccataaaaaaaaatacaactAAAGATGGTGACAATAACAATATGAATCAAATAAAGGAAGAAGAAGAGGATGGtacagaaaataataaagacaaaaaaataaattataattcacaagataatgaaaaagaaatgaataCAACTGGACaatcaaattataataatgatgaaaacCCAACAAATAGTAGTCGAAAAAATTtcgatgaaaataataatgaaggtaatgaaaatgaacaaGGGGATTCaccaaataataatcaagATAATAGTGGTAAAGCAAAAACAAGAAGATTTTTAAGAGCTGTATGTTCAAAATGTGGAACAGTCCAACTTGGTAAATTAGCTCATTTTAGAAAACATTGTGATAAATTAActgaagaagaaaaaaaagaatatgacGATAAAcgagaaaaattaaaacatcTAATTGAATTACTTAATACAAAAAGTATACCCGATGAATATACTGaagaagaatataaaaatatgtctatctttaaatttaaaagttTATATAGCACCTTTCAAGATAAAGcagataatatattagaGGACTGTATTCGTGAAATGAAGTGGGATATGCTTATATctaccaaaaaaaaaacacttaaaaaagaaaaagaaaataaaaaaaataataataataataatggagGTAATGGAGGAATGGGTAATAGTAGTGGTAACAGTAGTGGAAAAGGAAAAGGTGGTGGTGGAAGAGATAGTAATAAGAAAGGAGGAAGTAACACAAATTCATCTGCAAAATCAAATTTGGCACATctgttatataaaaacgCATTAATAAACTCATTAAATAAGGAAGGAAAAGAATTTATTGAGATCATTAGCGATAATATGACAGACGAGATGAAAGAATTATTAAGTCGTGAATTATCATCTATGAAAgggaaaagaaaaaaggtTATAAATAAGAATACTTTGAAAACTAAAAAAGCTAAAGGAAGTGGTGGATGGGATGAAGGAAATAATAACACAATGGATGATGGGATAATAAATAGActtaatattaatgataaattaaatgaatttaaaagattaagttcaaataataatttaaatatatatcatgataaattaaataaagataaatcAAATGAACATTTTACATTAGATTCTTTTAATGATgaatttttacataaagctaaagaatttttaagaattacaaaaaaaaaaattattaataatggaTTTTCTGAATCATCAAATATAGCAAATGTATTAAATGTAggagataaaaataataataatatggatattgaaaaatcaattattcaaaattatataaaaaaaatgaaaaactcattaaaaaataatcaagcTAGTCCTAAAATTATGaatgaacaaaattttaataaacatCATCGTATGAGTAGCTATGATCATAAATCAAGTTCAAATTCACGAATagatatgtataaaaataatttcgatagaaataataaatataatattcaaGGATCTCATAGTAATTATCGAATTAGTAGAGGTGGTAGTGGAGAGCGCATCAAAATTGGTGCCGCCAATGaacataataatactaACAGAATATTTACGCCCAAAACTGGGCcaggaaataaaaactttCACTATTCAGACATAAACGATTTCAATGTTGACATTTTCAACATCGACAAGAATGTTAAACACAAAG ATGATTCTGGGGACTatgacataaaaaaaataacaaccCCTTCGGAAAATACAGGAACAAATAAGGTgcatgaatatatattatatcgaaaaaaaaaaagtaatagtAATAGTAGAAGTCATCATGGGCATGATGAAGATAACAATTCTAATTATGGTGCAACAGGAAGAATGGATAGTGGGCATAAAAGAGATGACATGGGGATGATAagtaaaaatggaaaaatacaTATGGATACACAAATGAGTTTAAAGAGACCTTCAAATTCAGCCAATGATAGGATGAAACAATTAAATCTGAATGATGTCAAAagctttttaataaatgctGAAAGAAATTAA
- a CDS encoding anaphase-promoting complex subunit 11, putative, translated as MPKVTVKKIHAVARWKWIGSSIDNICAICNNSLENTCTICIRPGNSCPPAFGKCGHHFHLHCMEKWIRQNKLTCPCCRADWYYKTQ; from the coding sequence atgccCAAGGTAAccgtaaaaaaaattcatgcAGTTGCAAGATGGAAATGGATTGGATCATcaattgataatatatgtgcAATTTGCAATAATTCCTTAGAAAATACTTGCACAATTTGTATAAGACCTGGGAATAGTTGCCCTCCAGCTTTTGGAAAATGTggtcatcattttcatttacatTGTATGGAAAAATGGATAAGACAAAATAAACTAACATGCCCATGTTGTCGAGCAGATTGGTATTACAAAACACAGTAA